The genomic interval TTACGGAGAGGCAGATTCCTTTTGAGCTGGATGTTCATGATGTAGATCCAAAATCATCAAAGGGCTTTGCATTGGATGCCTCTGAAGTAATGGGTGTGGAGCCGGAAGTGGTGTTTAAAACGCTCATGGCAGATATTGATGGTGAACACGTGGTCGCGATTGTTCCAGCCAGCAGAACGTTGAATCTCAAGCAGTTGGCTAAGGCTGGAAAAGGTAAGCATGCAAACATGATGGATCGCAGCCGTGCACAGGTAGTTACGGGGTATGTCCCTGGTGGAATCTCACCGATAGGGCAGAAGAACAAGCACCGCGTGTTTTTGGATGAGTCTGCAATTCTCCAGGAGCGAATCTACGTCAGCGCAGGGCGACGCGGGTGGTCCCTGATTATCGCCCCGGATGATGTTCTTCTGGCTACCGATGGTGTTTACGCGGATATTGCTGATCATTCATAAAAGGTAAAACCCACCCCCGCAGGGGTGCGTCGTAAAGCAAGCTCCTTTTCTTAGTACGGCGCGATAGTGGATTCGTGCGCGTCGATGTTGATGCGGCCGTGGACGGATGGGAATGCGCGCTGCGCGCAGTTCTCGCGGGTGCACACTCGGCAGCCGGACCCGATGGGGGTGGCGGTGGAGAGGTCCTGGAGGTTGAAACCGCGGGAGTACACAGTGCGGTCGGCGTGGCGCGCTTCGCAGCCCAGGCCGATGGCGAACATTTTGTCTACTTCGCCGAACCGGGCTTCGTGGTGTCGCACGGTGCGTGAGATCCACAGGTAGTTGCGTCCGTCGGGCATTTGCGCGAATTGGCGGAGCACTTGGCCGGGGTTGGTGAAGGTTTCAAACACGTTCCACAGGGGGCAGGTGCCGCCGTAGTGGGTGAAGTGGAAGCCGGTGGCGGATTGGCGTTTGGACATGTTGCCGGCGCGGTCGACGCGCACGAAGGTAAAGGGGATGCCGCGCAGGTTGGGGCGCTGCAGGGTGGACAAGCGGTGGGCGGTTGTCTCATAGCCCACGCCAAAGAGTTGGCCTAGGTACTCGATGTCGTAGCCGGATTTTTCGGCCTCGGAGTGGAAGATTTTGTAGGGCAGCATCACGGCGGCGGCGAAGTAGGAGGCCACACCGCGGATGGCTAGGGTGCGGGCTTCGGGGGTGGACCAGATGCCGTCGTCAACGATACCTTCGATGAGGTCGTTGGCTTCTAGGTAGCCGAGTTCGGTGGCCATGCGGAAGGCGCGTTGCCCGGGGTTGAGGCGTGCGTGGATTGTCAGCAGACGCGTCTCGGGGTCGAAGTGGTGCAGCGTGCCGGATTCCTCTTTGGAGGAGGTGATGGTGACATCGTGATCCATTTGCAGGCGGCGGGCGATCGAATCTTCCATGGCGCGGGAATCGTACGGCTGCCAGCCCAGTTGCGCGGCGATGGCTTCGGCGCGGCGGTCAAGGGCATCGAAGTAGTTTTGGCGGGCGTAAATGAAATCGCGGACCTCTTCGTGCGGCATGCTCACGGCCTCCGCGATGGGACGGCGTTCCTCAGGCGTGTTGGTGCGATTATCCACTGCGATGGAGAACTTATCGCGCACGTTTCGGTAACGCTGGTGCATTTCCACCATCGCGCGCGCTAGTTGGGGGTGGTTGTACACCATCTCCGAAAGCTCTTGCAGCTCCACGTTCGCAGGATTGATCTCCCGGTCCAGCATGACGTCTTGGACCTCGGCGAGCAGGCGGGAGTCATCGTCGCGGGAGAAAAACGTTGCGTCTACGCCGAACGCCTCGGTGATGCGCAATAACACCGGTACGGTGAGCGGGCGTACGTCGTGCTCAATCTGATTTACATAACTTGCAGATAAGCCAAGGGTTGCTGCTAAGGATGCCTGGCTCAGGTCTCTTTCGCGGCGCAGTTGGCGCAGCCTGGACCCCACATATGTCTTTCCCATGGCGCAACTATAGCGTGATCACCATCACCTTAACCACTCTTGGCACTGAGGTGTTGCAAACTTGTTGATTTTCGCTTTTCGACGCAGCCCGCCGCCACCAGGTGCCCGGCGTGGTCGGGCCACATCCGCCCCGGGAACTTTTTAGGCACCTACGGTGCAACTGTTGGGATAATTGTGTCACCTGCGCAAAGTTGCTCCCTGGATCGGAAGGTTGGGCTGTCTAAACTTTTTGGTTGATACCAAACGGGGTTAGAAACTGTTCGGATCGGTATCCTGTGAGGAAGCTCACCTTGGTTTTAGAATGTTGAAAAGGCCTCACGTTTCCGCAGGTAGAGCACACTCAATTAAATGAGCGTCAAACGACAATAAAGTAAGGCTATCCTAATAAGTGGGGTTTTATGTCTCTAAACAGCCAGTTGGGGGTCATGGGGGAGCGCCCCGTGACTGGTTAATGCCCCGATCTGGGACGTACAGTAACAACGACACTGGAGGTGCCATGACTGTTAGAAATCCCGACCGTGAGGCAATCCGTCACGGAAAAATTACGACGGAGGCGCTGCGTGAGCGTCCCGCATACCCGACCTGGGCAATGAAGCTGACCATGGCCATCACTGGCCTAATGTTTGGTGGCTTCGTTCTTGTTCACATGATCGGAAACCTGAAAATCTTCATGCCGGACTACGCAGCCGATTCTGCGCATCCGGGTGAAGCACAAGTAGATGTCTACGGCGAGTTCCTGCGTGAGATCGGATCCCCGATCCTCCCACACGGCTCAGTCCTCTGGATCCTACGTATTATCCTGCTGGTCGCATTGGTTCTGCACATCTACTGTGCATTCGCATTGACCGGCCGTTCTCACCAGTCCCGCGGAAAGTTCCGCCGTACCAACCTCGTTGGCGGCTTCAACTCCTTCGCGACCCGCTCCATGCTGGTGACCGGAATCGTTCTCCTTGCGTTCATTATCTTCCACATCCTCGACCTGACCATGGGTGTTGCTCCAGCAGCCCCAACCTCATTCGAGCACGGCGAAGTATACGCAAACATGGTGGCTTCCTTTAGCCGCTGGCCTGTAGCAATTTGGTACATCATTGCCAACCTGGTCCTGTTCGTCCACCTGTCACACGGCATCTGGCTTGCAGTCTCTGACCTGGGAATCACCGGACGCCGCTGGAGGGCAATCCTCCTCGCAGTTGCGTACATCGTTCCTGCACTGGTCCTGATCGGCAACATCACCATTCCGTTCGCCATCGCTGTTGGCTGGATTGCGTAAAGGTTAGGAAGAATTTATGAGCACTCACTCTGAAACCACCCGCCCAGAGTTCATCCACCCAGTCTCAGTCCTCCCAGAGGTCTCAGCTGGTACGGTCCTTGACGCTGCAGAGCCAGCAGGCGTTCCCACCAAAGATATGTGGGAATACCAAAAAGACCACATGAACCTGGTCTCCCCACTGAACCGACGCAAGTTCCGTGTCCTCGTCGTTGGCACCGGCCTGTCCGGTGGTGCTGCAGCAGCAGCCCTCGGCGAACTCGGATACGACGTCAAGGCGTTCACCTACCACGACGCACCTCGCCGTGCGCACTCCATTGCTGCACAGGGTGGCGTTAACTCCGCCCGCGGCAAGAAGGTAGACAACGACGGCGCATACCGCCACGTCAAGGACACCGTCAAGGGCGGCGACTACCGTGGTCGCGAGTCCGACTGCTGGCGTCTCGCCGTCGAGTCCGTCCGCGTCATCGACCACATGAACGCCATCGGTGCACCATTCGCCCGCGAATACGGTGGCGCCTTGGCAACCCGTTCCTTCGGTGGTGTGCAGGTCTCCCGTACCTACTACACCCGTGGACAAACCGGACAGCAGCTGCAGCTCTCCACCGCATCCGCACTACAGCGCCAGATCCACCTCGGCTCCGTAGAAATCTTCACCCATAACGAAATGGTTGACGTCATTGTCACCGAACGTAACGGTGAAAAGCGCTGCGAAGGCCTGATCATGCGCAACCTGATCACCGGCGAGCTCACCGCACACACCGGCCATGCCGTTATCCTGGCAACCGGTGGCTACGGCAACGTGTACCACATGTCCACCCTGGCCAAGAACTCCAACGCCTCGGCCATCATGCGTGCATACGAAGCCGGCGCATACTTCGCGTCCCCATCGTTCATCCAGTTCCACCCAACCGGCCTGCCTGTGAACTCCACCTGGCAGTCCAAGACCATTCTGATGTCCGAGTCGCTGCGTAACGACGGCCGCATCTGGTCCCCTAAGGAACCGAACGATAACCGCGATCCAAACACCATCCCTGAGGATGAGCGCGACTACTTCCTGGAGCGCCGCTACCCAGCATTCGGTAACCTCGTCCCACGTGACGTTGCTTCCCGTGCGATCTCCCAGCAGATCAATGCTGGTCTCGGTGTTGGACCTCTGAACAACGCTGCATACCTGGACTTCCGCGACGCCACCGAGCGCCTCGGACAGGACACCATCCGCGAGCGTTACTCCAACCTCTTCACCATGTACGAAGAGGCAATTGGCGAGGACCCATACTCCAGCCCAATGCGTATTGCACCGACCTGCCACTTCACCATGGGTGGCCTCTGGACTGACTTCAACGAAATGACGTCACTCCCAGGTCTGTTCTGCGCAGGCGAAGCATCCTGGACCTACCACGGTGCAAACCGTCTGGGCGCAAACTCCCTGCTCTCCGCTTCCGTCGATGGCTGGTTCACCCTGCCATTCACCATCCCTAACTACCTCGGCCCATTGCTTGGCTCCGAGCGTCTGTCAGAGGATGCACCAGAAGCACAGGCAGCGATTGCGCGTGCACAGGCTCGCATTGACCGCCTCATGGGCAACCGCCCAGAGTGGGTCGGTGACAACGTTCACGGACCTGAGTACTACCACCGCCAGCTTGGCGATATCCTGTACTTCTCCTGTGGCGTTTCCCGAAACGTAGAAGACCTCCAGGATGGCATCAACAAGATCCGTGCCCTCCGCGATGACTTCTGGAAGAACATGCGCATCACCGGCAGCACCGATGAGATGAACCAGGTTCTCGAATACGCAGCACGCGTAGCCGACTACATCGACCTCGGCGAACTCATGTGTGTCGACGCCCTCGACCGCGACGAGTCCTGTGGCGCTCACTTCCGCGACGACCACCTCTCCGAAGATGGCGAAGCAGAACGTGACGACGAAAACTGGTGCTTCGTCTCCGCATGGGAACCAGGCGAGAACGGAACCTTCGTCCGCCACGCAGAACCACTGTTCTTCGAATCCGTCCCACTGCAGACAAGGAACTACAAGTAATGAAACTTACACTTGAGATCTGGCGTCAAGCAGGCCCAACTGCGGAAGGCAAGTTCGAAACCGTCCAGGTTGACGACGCCGTCGCGCAGATGTCCATCCTGGAGCTGCTTGACCACGTAAACAACAAGTTCATCGAAGAAGGCAAAGAACCATTCGCGTTCGCCTCTGACTGCCGCGAAGGCATTTGTGGTACCTGTGGTCTCCTCGTGAACGGTCGCCCTCACGGCGCCGACCAGAACAAGCCTGCCTGTGCGCAGCGCCTGGTCAGCTACAAGGAAGGCGACACCCTCAAGATCGAACCACTGCGTTCCGCCGCATACCCAGTGATCAAGGACATGGTCGTCGACCGCTCCGCACTGGACCGTGTCATGGAACAGGGTGGCTACGTGACCATCAACGCAGGTACCGCACCTGACGCTGATACCCTCCACGTCAACCACGAAACCGCAGAACTCGCACTTGACCACGCAGCCTGCATCGGCTGTGGCGCATGTGTTGCTGCCTGCCCTAACGGCGCAGCACACCTGTTCACCGGCGCAAAGCTTGTTCACCTCTCCCTCCTCCCACTGGGTAAGGAAGAGCGCGGACTGCGTGCACGTAAGATGGTTGATGAAATGGAAACCAACTTCGGACACTGCTCCCTCTACGGCGAGTGCGCAGATGTCTGCCCCGCAGGCATCCCACTGACCGCTGTGGCAGCTGTCACCAAGGAACGTGCGCGTGCAGCTTTCCGAGGCAAAGACGACTAGTCTTTAATCCAAGTAAGTACCGGTTCAGACAGTTAAACCAGAAAGACGAGTGAACACCATGTCCTCCGCGAAAAAGAAACCCGCACCGGAGCGTATGCACTACATCAAGGGCTATGTACCTGTGGCGTATAGCTCTCCACACTCATCCCTCGAGCGCAGCGCAACCTGGTTGGGCATGGGATTCCTCCTCACTGCTCTGGCAGGCGTTGGCGCAGTCCTCTTCGCAGTCGGCGCAAACAGCGTTGGCCAGCAGCAGGAACACTGGGTCCTCTACAGCATCATCGGTGTTGTATTCGCCGTTGTCTGCACAGTTTTGGGCACCGTCCTGATCATCAAGGGCCGAGCACCTTACAACCGTTACGTCAAGGAAACCGGCCGTACGCAGTAGTTTCTGTATGCAGGTTCTTTGACTAGCACCTCCAACAACACCCTTTCTTCCATTTATGTGGGGGAGAGGGTGTTGTTTTGTTTTTGCTTGGAGTTCCCTGGAGCCTTCATCGACAGCCCCCAAGCCCTCGAAAACGCCGAAAGCAACCCACTGTGGAGCCAACTCCCCGCAGTCAAAAACGGTCAACTCTGTACCACGGAAAACCTCACCCCATGGATCCTCACCGGACCAGCAGCAGCTGAGATTGTGACCTCTGACCTCGAGGCATGTTTCGCTGCTTAGGAGACATGGAAGATTGGTGGAAATTGGGTCGTGCAGAAGGATGCTTGGAGATATAGGATACGCAAGTTCGAATTCTCGGCGGAGTAGTTCGTGCAAACTTGTCATTTTAAATTTTTTCCTGAGGAGGCGACAGGGATGTCTTTCGAGTTTGAATCCCCAATTTATGGGTTTCGCCGGAGGTTGGCGTCGATAAGCAAAAATCTTTGCCCGTATTTGGTTGCCAAACGTGCGTGCTAGGTAATTGCAGCTTCACTTGTATCACTCAGGGTGATACAAGTGAAGATTTTGCTGGGCTAAACCGGCAGTGCCTCACCCTGAACTACTTTGAAGGGTTTGAACACACCGTTTTTGCCGGGACCGATGCTGAAAAGGTGCTCGGGATCCATGACGTGGCTGCGGTCGGTGTAGGAAAGTAGGTATTCATCAAAGGCGGGGAGGGTTAGTTCCAACGCTAGTGCATCAGAAACCTCTGCGTCTGTGACATCATCTGCCCAGGTAGGGATCCACATTTCTTCACCATTCGGGCCTTCAACAGAGTGAATCAGTCCATCCGAAGACACGGCAGCGATGCCTTTCTTTACATCACGCACAGTCAGTCCGGTCCACCACACCAGATCTTTCACAGTGGCAGCACCACGGGAGTGGAAGTAGCGACGGGTCATCTCTGTGAGCGCTTCGTCGCCGTTAAGTGCTAGGGAAAGGGGGCAGATGGAATCGAGAAGCACAAAGGAATCTTCCGTTCCGATGGGCGGGCCTTGTACGATGTCACCTTCGCCACCGAAATGCCGGAGTAAATGTTGGCCTCTGTGCTCGCCGGGGTCAACGTCTACGGATCGGAAAATTTCGTAGGCCTGGGTTCTGGATACGGGGGATTTTTCGGCGGCGGTTGTTAGTGCGTCGCGGGCGCGCTGGACTGCGGCGCTATCAAGCGAAAGGCTGGAGCGGCGCTTGGCTGAAGCAGCCAGGATGCGTGGGGAGCATAGTAGCGTCATCCAGCGGACGTCTTCGGCGGCAAGTATTTGGTGGGTGCCGCGCTGCGTCCAGCTGCGGATGAGCAGTGACTTTCTTAATGCCGTGGCGGCGTCGGCGTTTTCCGAGCGGGTGTCTAGCGCAACGAGTGCGGAACCGCGTTGTTGGGCCTGGCTGGCGAGCATGTGTTTTGCCACGTCGACGGCATTGCGCTCGGACTTAAAATTCAACGCCGCAGATGGTGCAAGCAGCTGTGAAATGAGGCGTAGGGCGCGGACGCGTTCCAGAGAAAGTGCAGGCATAACCCCTAAAATACCCTGATCTTCCCCCGTGTCCTGCCCCCGTGTCCACCCCTGCGTACATAATAGGACGCATGGGAAAACATGAGGTTGCTCAGCAGACGGTTCCGGGTCCTTCGCCGGAAATGGAAGCGCAGCGGCGTAAAGAGTTGCGCAAGCACAAGGCCATTGCCACTGGCCTGTTGATTTTTGCTGCCGCTGTATATTTTCTTTGCCGTTTCGTGGAGACCCGTCCGGGTGAAACTGCAGCGTGGGTAGGTTTTGTGCGCGCTGCGGCAGAGGCCGGAATGATTGGCGGGTTGGCCGACTGGTTCGCGGTCACCGCGCTGTTCCGTCATCCATTGTGGCTGCCTATTCCGCACACTGCGATTATCCCGCGCAAGAAAGACCAGTTAGGTGAGGCCTTAAGCGGGTTTGTGGGGGATAACTTCCTAAATGCCCAGCTCATTACGGAAAAAGTCTCTCAGGCGCGGATCCCAGAGCGCGCCGGGGAGTGGCTCGCCCAGCCGGAAAACGGGGAGAAAGTTTCGCGCGAAGTCGGCAAATTGACCGCTAATATTGTGCGCGCAATCGATCCGTCAGATGCTGAAGCGGTGATTAAATCTGCGGTGATCGACAAGCTTGCGGAACCCACCTGGGGCCCACCAGCTGGGCGGTTGCTGGAACAACTCCTCGCCGAAGGCAAAGCCGAACCAGTTGTCCAGGAACTCGCGCAGTGGCTGCACAAAAAGGCGTTGGGCTCCGAGCCGCTGATTGATCGCCTGCTCAACGAGCGCCGCCCGATTTGGGCGCCGAAATTCACTGCGCAGCTGGTCAGCGGCAAAGTCTATGACGAGGTCATAAAATTCACTGAAGCCGTCGCTGCCGATCCTAACCACGAGGCCCGCAAATCGCTGCGCCGATTCCTTAATAAATTGGCGCAAGACCTGCAGCATGACCCAGGCATGATTATTAAAGTTGAAGAAATCAAACGCGACATCATGGGCTCCGGCGCCATCGCGCAAGCCGCGCCAACCATCTGGGCGTCAGCCTCCGAGTCGCTCATTGAATCCGCAGAAGATGAGTCATCAATTCTGCGTCGCAAAATTGCCGAAGCAGCTACCAGCTGGGGTCAAAGATTGCTTGTCGACGACTCCCTCCGGCATTCACTCGACACCCGGATTACCGGCGCCGCTGCTTTCCTCGCCGACAATTACGCCCCCGAAGTCACCGGCATTATCTCCGAAACCATTGAACGATGGGACGCTGAAGAAGCTTCAGAGAAAATCGAACTCATGGTGGGCAAAGACCTCCAATACATCCGCCTTAATGGCACAATTGTAGGTGCATTAGCAGGACTGGCCATTTACGCTATTTCCCATATCCTCTTCGGAGCTTAACTAGGAGTAACCATCATGTCCGATGCAAAAGACGATTCCATCTTGTCCAAGTGGAGCAATGCAGCTTCCGAGCTCAGCGGTGCCGTCAGTGGAGTAGCGAAGAAGCTCCGTGAAGAACTCTCTGAGAAGGAAACCTTCAGCAAGCTTAAAACCGAAGCCAGCGAAGCCGTCGATCAAGCAAAGTCCGGCTCCTACCTAGATGCCGGTAAGGAATTCGCCCGCGACGCCGGATCCATCATCAAAGATGCAGCCAAAACCGTCAAAGGTGCCGTCAGTGATTCCGATAAAAACGACGTGAAATCCGCCTTCGGTAACGCCGTGGAAGCTTCCCGCGACAAGTTCGATGACACCCTCGAAAAGCGCAAGGCTAAGAAGGATTCCCCAGAACCAGGCGATGACGATATCATCGATGGAGAAGTAATTCCTCCGCAGAATTAAGGAAGTCGGTTTCACCCCATGGATATTTCCATGCTCAACGTAATAACGAGCTACACCATTTGGGCCATTTTTGCCATCATCGGCATCTGCGGATTCGTTGGTGCCTTCTTGGCAGCCACCACCAGAGAAGATGCCTTTGAGGTTGCTGATCGCCAAAAGAAAATGGTGTGGGTAGCAATCCTTATCGCATCCGGATTTGTCCTCACCGCGCTAGGTCCATCGATTCCGATCCTGCCATGGGTCGCCATCATCATGATCGGCCTGTACTGGTTTGATGTTCGCCCGCAAATCAAGAGCATCCTTGAAGGTGCCGGCGGCTGGTAAAAGCTCCCTGAACTGCGAAAATTCCCCTACATCCCGTAGGGGAATTTTTTCGGCCCATGTGCGGTTGTGTCCTAAGTCATTGATGTCACCTAACGCCCCTAAGTTCACTCGGTGCAATATTGCACTGAGTGCAAGTTTACACTAGGTTTACTTCAGTGGATATTGAAGAGCAGCCCTCGTTAAGAGAAATCAAGCGCCAAATGACCCTGGAAGCGATAGAAGATAACGCAACCAGGCTCATTCTGGAGCGTGGCTTCGACAATGTCACAATCGAAGACATCTGCGCAGAGGCAGGGATATCCAAGCGCACATTCTTTAACTACGTGGAGTCCAAAGAGTCTGTGGCCATCGGGCACACAGCCAAGCTCCCAACGGATGAAGAACGTGAAGCATTCCTGGCTACGCGTCATGAAAATATTATCGATACTGTATTTGACCTGGTAATCAACCTCTTTGGCAACCACGACAACTCCAAGTCTGGAGTTGCAGGCGACATTATGCGTCGACGCAAAGAGATCCGGGTGAAGCATCCAGAACTGGCAGTGCAACATTTCGCCAGGTTCCACCAAGCACGCGAAGGGCTAGAACACCTAATTGTTGAGTACTTCGAAAAATGGCCAGGCTCCCAACATCTAGATGAGCCTGCAGATCGAGAAGCAATCGCCATAGTTGGCCTGCTGATCTCGGTCATGCTTCAAGGTTCTCGTGAATGGCACGACATGCCACAAGGCACGCAAGCTGATTTCCAAGCCTGCTGTCGCAAAGCAATTAAAAATACTTTTCTTCTTAGAGGTGGATTTTCAGAATGACATCACAGGTCAAGCCGGACGACGAACGTCCGGTAACAACAATTTCAAAAAGTGGTGCACCTTCGGCCCACACCTCAGCACCATATGGTGCAGCAGCAACTGAAGAAGCTGTCGAGGAAAAAACCAAAGGTCGCG from Corynebacterium glutamicum ATCC 13032 carries:
- a CDS encoding fumarate reductase/succinate dehydrogenase flavoprotein subunit — its product is MSTHSETTRPEFIHPVSVLPEVSAGTVLDAAEPAGVPTKDMWEYQKDHMNLVSPLNRRKFRVLVVGTGLSGGAAAAALGELGYDVKAFTYHDAPRRAHSIAAQGGVNSARGKKVDNDGAYRHVKDTVKGGDYRGRESDCWRLAVESVRVIDHMNAIGAPFAREYGGALATRSFGGVQVSRTYYTRGQTGQQLQLSTASALQRQIHLGSVEIFTHNEMVDVIVTERNGEKRCEGLIMRNLITGELTAHTGHAVILATGGYGNVYHMSTLAKNSNASAIMRAYEAGAYFASPSFIQFHPTGLPVNSTWQSKTILMSESLRNDGRIWSPKEPNDNRDPNTIPEDERDYFLERRYPAFGNLVPRDVASRAISQQINAGLGVGPLNNAAYLDFRDATERLGQDTIRERYSNLFTMYEEAIGEDPYSSPMRIAPTCHFTMGGLWTDFNEMTSLPGLFCAGEASWTYHGANRLGANSLLSASVDGWFTLPFTIPNYLGPLLGSERLSEDAPEAQAAIARAQARIDRLMGNRPEWVGDNVHGPEYYHRQLGDILYFSCGVSRNVEDLQDGINKIRALRDDFWKNMRITGSTDEMNQVLEYAARVADYIDLGELMCVDALDRDESCGAHFRDDHLSEDGEAERDDENWCFVSAWEPGENGTFVRHAEPLFFESVPLQTRNYK
- a CDS encoding succinate dehydrogenase cytochrome b subunit, encoding MTVRNPDREAIRHGKITTEALRERPAYPTWAMKLTMAITGLMFGGFVLVHMIGNLKIFMPDYAADSAHPGEAQVDVYGEFLREIGSPILPHGSVLWILRIILLVALVLHIYCAFALTGRSHQSRGKFRRTNLVGGFNSFATRSMLVTGIVLLAFIIFHILDLTMGVAPAAPTSFEHGEVYANMVASFSRWPVAIWYIIANLVLFVHLSHGIWLAVSDLGITGRRWRAILLAVAYIVPALVLIGNITIPFAIAVGWIA
- the ybaK gene encoding Cys-tRNA(Pro) deacylase is translated as MRLESYAMAKKVDTSNATPALALLTERQIPFELDVHDVDPKSSKGFALDASEVMGVEPEVVFKTLMADIDGEHVVAIVPASRTLNLKQLAKAGKGKHANMMDRSRAQVVTGYVPGGISPIGQKNKHRVFLDESAILQERIYVSAGRRGWSLIIAPDDVLLATDGVYADIADHS
- a CDS encoding CGLAU_01105 family protein; this encodes MSDAKDDSILSKWSNAASELSGAVSGVAKKLREELSEKETFSKLKTEASEAVDQAKSGSYLDAGKEFARDAGSIIKDAAKTVKGAVSDSDKNDVKSAFGNAVEASRDKFDDTLEKRKAKKDSPEPGDDDIIDGEVIPPQN
- a CDS encoding winged helix DNA-binding domain-containing protein, coding for MPALSLERVRALRLISQLLAPSAALNFKSERNAVDVAKHMLASQAQQRGSALVALDTRSENADAATALRKSLLIRSWTQRGTHQILAAEDVRWMTLLCSPRILAASAKRRSSLSLDSAAVQRARDALTTAAEKSPVSRTQAYEIFRSVDVDPGEHRGQHLLRHFGGEGDIVQGPPIGTEDSFVLLDSICPLSLALNGDEALTEMTRRYFHSRGAATVKDLVWWTGLTVRDVKKGIAAVSSDGLIHSVEGPNGEEMWIPTWADDVTDAEVSDALALELTLPAFDEYLLSYTDRSHVMDPEHLFSIGPGKNGVFKPFKVVQGEALPV
- a CDS encoding succinate dehydrogenase/fumarate reductase iron-sulfur subunit — encoded protein: MKLTLEIWRQAGPTAEGKFETVQVDDAVAQMSILELLDHVNNKFIEEGKEPFAFASDCREGICGTCGLLVNGRPHGADQNKPACAQRLVSYKEGDTLKIEPLRSAAYPVIKDMVVDRSALDRVMEQGGYVTINAGTAPDADTLHVNHETAELALDHAACIGCGACVAACPNGAAHLFTGAKLVHLSLLPLGKEERGLRARKMVDEMETNFGHCSLYGECADVCPAGIPLTAVAAVTKERARAAFRGKDD
- a CDS encoding DUF2516 family protein, with protein sequence MDISMLNVITSYTIWAIFAIIGICGFVGAFLAATTREDAFEVADRQKKMVWVAILIASGFVLTALGPSIPILPWVAIIMIGLYWFDVRPQIKSILEGAGGW
- the ramB gene encoding acetate metabolism transcriptional regulator RamB; this encodes MGKTYVGSRLRQLRRERDLSQASLAATLGLSASYVNQIEHDVRPLTVPVLLRITEAFGVDATFFSRDDDSRLLAEVQDVMLDREINPANVELQELSEMVYNHPQLARAMVEMHQRYRNVRDKFSIAVDNRTNTPEERRPIAEAVSMPHEEVRDFIYARQNYFDALDRRAEAIAAQLGWQPYDSRAMEDSIARRLQMDHDVTITSSKEESGTLHHFDPETRLLTIHARLNPGQRAFRMATELGYLEANDLIEGIVDDGIWSTPEARTLAIRGVASYFAAAVMLPYKIFHSEAEKSGYDIEYLGQLFGVGYETTAHRLSTLQRPNLRGIPFTFVRVDRAGNMSKRQSATGFHFTHYGGTCPLWNVFETFTNPGQVLRQFAQMPDGRNYLWISRTVRHHEARFGEVDKMFAIGLGCEARHADRTVYSRGFNLQDLSTATPIGSGCRVCTRENCAQRAFPSVHGRINIDAHESTIAPY
- a CDS encoding DUF445 domain-containing protein: MGKHEVAQQTVPGPSPEMEAQRRKELRKHKAIATGLLIFAAAVYFLCRFVETRPGETAAWVGFVRAAAEAGMIGGLADWFAVTALFRHPLWLPIPHTAIIPRKKDQLGEALSGFVGDNFLNAQLITEKVSQARIPERAGEWLAQPENGEKVSREVGKLTANIVRAIDPSDAEAVIKSAVIDKLAEPTWGPPAGRLLEQLLAEGKAEPVVQELAQWLHKKALGSEPLIDRLLNERRPIWAPKFTAQLVSGKVYDEVIKFTEAVAADPNHEARKSLRRFLNKLAQDLQHDPGMIIKVEEIKRDIMGSGAIAQAAPTIWASASESLIESAEDESSILRRKIAEAATSWGQRLLVDDSLRHSLDTRITGAAAFLADNYAPEVTGIISETIERWDAEEASEKIELMVGKDLQYIRLNGTIVGALAGLAIYAISHILFGA
- a CDS encoding TetR/AcrR family transcriptional regulator codes for the protein MDIEEQPSLREIKRQMTLEAIEDNATRLILERGFDNVTIEDICAEAGISKRTFFNYVESKESVAIGHTAKLPTDEEREAFLATRHENIIDTVFDLVINLFGNHDNSKSGVAGDIMRRRKEIRVKHPELAVQHFARFHQAREGLEHLIVEYFEKWPGSQHLDEPADREAIAIVGLLISVMLQGSREWHDMPQGTQADFQACCRKAIKNTFLLRGGFSE